Part of the Desulfovibrio sp. UIB00 genome is shown below.
GCAACCCCTACAGAAAGATCGCTTGTCCAGCATATCAGCTGATCGGAATCTACAACGCCGCCAAGATTTCCCTGCCCCATGGCGCTGACGATGGCGTCCAGTTCTTCTGCCTGACCGGATATTTCCACAAGCACACGAATGGAATTATTGACATGTTCCGCAGTTTCCTTTGCGATTGTGTTGACTTCAGCCGCACCTTTGCGAACATCTTCACTCGCTGCAGTTTGCGCCTGGCTGGATGCTGCGATGGCAGAAACTTCGTTGGCGGCCTGCTGGACAAATCCCGCAATCCTGTCCACATCTTCAGCGGCCTGTTCGGCGGCGCTTGCGCTAGTAACAATATCTTGCGCGGCGGCATCCACAGCCTGAACATTTTCGCGGGCCCTGGCCTGAATATTTCTCAATGACTCGCCGACCTCGCTGGTGGCCTTCATTGTCTTTTCCGCAAGCTTGCGCACTTCATCGGCTACCACGGCGAATCCACGGCCGGCTTCGCCAGCCCTGGCGGCCTCAATGGCGGCGTTCAGGGCCAACAGATTTGTTTGATCCGCAATGTCGGAAATAACTCCAAGCACAGCTCCAATGCCCTCGGCCTGTTGCCCAAGATTGGTCATGGTTTCCTTGAGCAGCAGAATGCGCTCTTTAACCTGATCAATGGAAAGAACTGCCGAGCGCACCCCTTGCGCGCCCGACACAGCCCCCTGCTGCGCCAAAGCAGCGTCATCCGCAGCTTTAACGGTATTGAGCGCTATACTCTGAATGGCGGAATTAATCTGCTCTATGGCTTGCGAGGCTCCCTGCATTCTTTCCCGCTGAAGCACCACATCGCGATCAACATTCTCCATGTTTTGACCAAGTTCGCGGATACCGGAAAAAATACTCGAGGATGCAGTAGCCGCTTTTTGCGAGGCGGTGCGCATGTCATTGAGCAGTTGTCGCACCTGCGCTTCCGCAGCGCGGCTTTCCTGCAATGCAAGCTCGCTGTCTGCCGCGAGCCGGTGCGCTTCGTCGCCTTTCTGCCGGGCATCTTTAAGGGCCTGATCCAGTGAGGCGACCATAGTGCAAATACTTTCGCGCAGATCTGAGTATTCTTTGGGCATGGTGTACGCTGGGCATGCTGCGGGACGGCCACTGGCGATCTCTTGTGCGTAATCACGTATGCTGCGTAAAGGAAGTATCAGTTGCCTGTAGACCGTCCATATTAAAAAAAGACCAGCCGTGGCCGCTAATAAAAATAACACACCGTGTATTATAAACGATGCATTAGAAATAACGCCATATGTGAATGATGCTGCGCCACCGCACATCAGCACGACAGCAGAAGAAAACAACCGGAATGAGAGGCTTGTTCCTGATGCAATAGCCATGACAGATCCCCTAATGTAGTCGATTGTCGATTTTCAGGAAGCAAAAACTGTCTCGATAAAAATGCAGGCTAAACAACTCAACGGGAACATTAATAACTTTTATATATAATTATACAAAGTTAAATGCAACTGTCACTCAAAAAATACGGTAGCTGCCTATCTTTTAAACCAATGGCAAAGCGTGTGCCCATTCTTGAGTAGTTTGCTTAATAAAATAAAAAAATATCTCTAGAGACTTACCGCCCCATGCATTGACCTCAGTATCAACCTTATTTGAAATATAACGGATGCATCAATTTTTTTATTAGTTGAAAAAATAATTTTTTTGGAAATAAGCAAAATAATCATTGCCATACTGAACAAAATAACGACTACTAAAACTTCCCACTACAGCAACAAGGGAAAGCATGCGCGCTTCAAGCTCACACGTGCCCCATGATAGCCACGTGTGATATAAAGCCGCACATGACCGGGAACTTGCTTTCACATAGCGAACGCATAATTGCAGAAGCTGCGCGCCGGTAAGCGTGTCGAATGGTGCAGGGGAGGGGGAAGGCTGCTTAACTAGAAAAAAAGACTGGAGCTGCATGTACGGCATTGCACCATACATGCAGCTGACGCTGACGGGAGTATGCCCTACCCTGCCAGTTCACCAAGCTCTTGCAGGCGCTGTTCCGCAAACTCCCAGCGTTGCAGCAGCTCAGTCTGCTCTGTTTCCAGCGCCACCAGACGGTCTGTCGTTTTGGCAAAAGCTTCTGGATCGCGAGCGAACAGTTCCGGGTCGGCAAGGGTCGCTTCCAGAGTTTTCTGCTCCTGCTCCAGAGCGTCCATGCGTTCGGGCAGGGCTTCCAGCTCCTGGCCCAGTTGTTCAAATTCCCTCTGTTCCTTAAAGCTGCGTCTGCGGGGCTTATCCGAGGCTGGGCGGGGAGTTGAGCGGGCGCTTTTTTCTTCCGGCTTGCGCTCCTGTGCAGGGGCCGAGCGCTGGCGCAGCCAGTCGGTATACGCGCCAACGTACTCGTGCGCCATGCCGTCGCCCTCCAGGGCGATGACGCTGGTGACAAGATTATCCAGAAAACTGCGGTCATGGCTGACCACAAGCACAGTGCCGGAATAATCCGCAATCAGCTCTTCCAGCAGATCAAGGGTTTCCGCGTCCAGATCGTTGGTGGGTTCGTCCAGCACCAGCACGTTGGATGGCCGGGTAAAGAGCTTTGCCAGCAGCAGGCGGTTGCGCTCGCCGCCGGAGAGCACCTTGACAGGCAGACGCAAGCGGTCGGGAGTGAAGAGAAAATCCTGTAAATATCCTGCAACATGGCGCGTGCTGCCGCCCACTGTGACCACGTCGTTGCCCTCTGCAACGCTGTGCATGACGCTGGCTTCCGGGTCGAGCGTTTCGCGCAGCTGATCGAAATAGCTGATTTCCAGATTGGTGCCGAGGCGCACCTCGCCTTCTGTGGGTTGCTGCTCGCCCAGCAGAACGCGGATAAGCGATGTTTTGCCCGTGCCGTTTTCGCCGATCAGGCCCACGCGGTCGCCGCGCTGAATGATGGTGGAAAAATTACGGATAAGCGGCGGCTGACCAGGGTAGCCGACTGAAACATCCTCGGCCTCAATAACCAGCTTGCCCGAGCGCCCGGCCTCCTGCGCGGCCATGCGCACGTTGCCCTGCCTGTCGCGCCGCTCGGCGCGCTCGGCCCGCAGGGCCACAAGAGCGCGCACCCGCCCCATGTTGCGCGTGCGGCGAGCCTTGATGCCCTGCCGAATCCACACTTCCTCCTGCGCCAGCTTTTTGTCTTGCAGGGCAAAGGCGCGCTCCTCGGCGGCAAGGCGTTCCTCGCGCCTCTCGGGGTAACGGTCGAACCCGCAGGAGTAGTTGTGCAGCTTGCCCCGGTCGATCTCCACAACGCGCGTGGCAAGGCGCTTGGCAAAGGCCCTGTCGTGGCTGACAAAAATCAGGGTGCGGGCCTTGCGCAGCAAAAAATCTTCCAGCCAGGTGATGGTGGCGATATCCAGATGGTTGGTAGGTTCGTCCAGAATGAGGTCTTCTGAGCAGATCAGCGCCCGCGCCAGAGCCACGCGGCGCTTGGTGCCGCCGGAGAGGGAGGTAAAATCCGCATCGGGATCCAACCCCAGATGGTTGATGACGGCAAGCACATCGCCGTAGCGCTCCCAGCCGCTGGTCAGCTCAAGGCTGTGCTCGGCCCCGGCATGGGCAGCGGCAAGGGCCGTGCCCTCCTCGCCCAGGACCTCCGCCACCAGAGAAAAAACAGTGCCGCGCCAGCGTTCCGGCACATCCTGCGGCATCTGGCCTATGAGCGTGCCGGGGCGGATAATCATGCCGGAATTGGGCTGCATCTGCCCGCCGAGCAGCGCCAGCAGCGATGACTTGCCCGCGCCGTTGCGGCCCACGAGACAAAGCCTGTCGCCCACTTCAACCGAAAAATCCGCAGAATCCAGTAGCGGCTTGCCGCCAAGGTTCAGGGTAACACCCTGCATGCTCAAAAATGCCAAAATATTCTCCAACACGGTGATATGATTCTGCCCAGGGCTGTGGCTGCTCTGGGTTGCGGCTGCCCTGCGGATGCGTGCTTTGCGCGATCCGCAAACTGGGCGACCAGCGCTGTGCGCAAAAAATGCGCTGCACCTGCGCCCCGCAGAGGCGTATCATTACCCCAGCGGCGAAACTGACGCAACGGGCCGGGGGCAAGGCTGCGCGCGGCGCAATCTGCACAACACACGCGGGCGACCTTGTATTGCCCGCACAAAGCGAGTACCCGAAGACATTGCCGGAACTTCATTCATTACCTAAGGGCGGGAATATGCGGAGCGCAAAAATCTTTTGCTGGTGTTTTCTGTTTGTATTTTTTGGCGGATTTGGCTGCGCCCTTGCGGGCGAGATTCAGGTTCACGAAACCACGCAAACGACATCCCAAGGCCCGGTTGAGGTCAAAACCTTTCTTGCTGCCGGGCAAGGGCCGCACCCGGCTATCATCGTGCTGCACGGCAGCCAGGGCCTGGATAAATTTCGGGCGTTTTATGAGCGCAACGCCACGCAGCTGGCCCACGCGGGTTTTGATACCTATGTGCTGGATTATTATAATGAGCAGGACGTCGCATGCTCCAAAACTGTGGAAACGCGGCGCGCAAATTTTTCAAAGCGCATAGGCGCGTGGTCGCAGATGATCAGCGATGTTGTGACAGACGTGCTCGCGCAGGGGCAGAAGGCCCGCCCCGTTGGCATCGTGGGCTTTTCTCAGGGGGGATATCTGGGAACATCCGTAGCCAGCAAGGATACAAGAATCGCGGCGCTGGTCGTGTATTACGGCGGCATCCCCGCTCAACGCAGGGCTGACGGCAAGCACCCCATTACCCACATGCCGCCCTTGCTGGAACTGCACGGCGACGCGGATACAGTTGTGCCCATGGAAAGAGGCAAGGAACTGGTGGAACTGACCCGCAGCCTTGGCCAAACGGCTGAAATGGTGATCTACCCCGGCGCGGGGCACGGCTTTAACCGCTCTGCCGCAACAGACGCGGAGCAGCGGACGCTGGAGTTTTTTCAGCGGGTGTTGATGGACAAGAGGTAAAGGGGGCCCAATAGTTAGTGTCCGTGGGACGCCAGATAACTACCAGAAGGAATTTTCACCTAAAGAGCCTGCCCCAGATGTTAACCCCTTGGCGGTGATTATTGAATCTGTGGTTCTGTCGGAATCTGTTCGGAGGCATGAGGCCAAGGCCAGTGGGCAACTCTGGACATTTTACCACATAGGGGGGGACGATACTGCAGCTTGCCCTTATGTTTTTATGCAACAGGGCACAATAAACATGACGGGGAACTGGCAAAATGATTCGTATTTGCTGATTAAGGCTTTTTTGCAGTGCCGTAGCGAAAAACGCCGCGCTCCATAATGATGAGATCAGAAAAACTGCTTTCTTTCAAAATCTCGTCTGTGCGACGGTTGAGGTTGCATCCGTCGGCAATTCGTGCCCATGAGCCATTAGCAAAGTCAAAAATTTTACCGGCCCGCGCTCCTTTGGGCCGCACATGCTCTATGAAAATGAACAGGCCGCCCGCCTTGAGCACCCGCTGTATTTCGCTCATGCTTTTTTCAATATCCGCAGTGCAAAAAAGCAGCGTGGCGACCACGGTGTCAAACTGCCCTTCTGCAAAAGGCATTTTTTCAACATTGCCCTGATAAAACGCAAAATCCTTCCCGGCCCGCCGTTCAAGTTCCTGTGAGTACTGGCGATCCAACCCTGTCAGACTGCGTATTTTTTCAGGATTATAATATCGAAGGTTGACTCCTGTTCCTATCCCGGCTTCAAGCACATCGCCATATGCACAGGGCATTATTGTTGAACGCATTTTCTTCAATACCCACGCTTCTAAGGGCATCATGGCTATATCGTATATGTTCATGCCCGATTCCATTTGTATTACAGAGTGCGATGAAGAAGGCGAGGGTGGGATTCATAATTACAAACAATTACCTGAAATAATTAAATTATTTAACTAAACAAAAAAGATATATCCGGTTTGATGTCCAAAATAAATTAGCCTCAAAAAAATTGCGAACAATCATCTATCTAAGGCTTTTCAACTGGATCATGTAACTTTCTCCATAAAAAAGATGCATCAATACAGCAAGTTTATTGTAGTATTTAGTTTGCATATTTTCCAAGTGTAAAAATAGATTTTGCCGCAAGAAAACAATGACGAAACTCAGGAAAACAAAATTCCACACGTCTAATTAGTGACAAGCATCTATTTATTGCATCCTTGTCACTACTAACATTGGCAATTATTGATGATTTTTCTCTCAGAAAATTAAGCGCCTGCTCCGAATTACTGTAAGAATTAAAGACATTCAGAACTGCGCATAGACATAGAAACTCTTCATTTTTATGTTGCTCAACAATCCTTGACAGAATCCATTCAACTATAGTTTCAGCCAGTTCTGTAGAGTAATTTATCGATGCAATCCGGCTCACTCCTTCAACTATCTTAAATAAATCATCATCCTTAATTTCTGCATATGAGGTCTTCAATCGTTTACATGAAATTATTATTTTTTCAATATGTTCAGGGCTAACCCGAAATAAATGAGAGCAGGCATAGAGAGAAAGCAAGAACTCTTTCGCCTCAAACATCTCAAACCTTCTGACAATCTCTAACGAAATTTCATCAGGAATGATTAGCTCACGATAGTGCTGGCTCAACCCAGAGAACGGCGTTGGATGCAGGACATAAATATTGTTTTCAGCAGTTGCCTTCTTTGAATTGGCACCTAAAAGCAAGTCGCTCCATTCTTTCGGCACGCCTTTTGTGCAAAAGACATCAATAGAAGCTATTATTCTATTACAAAGAAACCCAACAATATACGGCTTTGAAATTTGATAATTTTGCCATAACGGCGATTCAAGCCCGCCAGTTAAGCCTGATAACAAAAACAAATCGTTTTGTTCGTCTCTTAAACACTTCAACAACGCAGTTCTATCAAATTCATATTTATTTAAAATTCGGGAAACGTACCCAGACCACCCCCAAGCACAAAGTCGCTGGAAGTAAAGAGGAAAATCTTTCAAAATATTTTTTTGAACAAGCGAGGGGGACACAAAGTGCAAGCTAATCTCAAAATCAATAAATTCATTTGAGGATGATGCTTCGACAATCCTCTTGATGATGTCCTTACCAATCGCAACGTAACAATTATTTTCACAAGATAACGCTGCACAGATATCAAATATAAGCATAAGACTAAATGGATCTTTAAATGTACTTGCACAATGTTGCAAAAACTCAACAGAAAAATCACACCTCTTATGCAAACATGTATCCAACATTTGCTTTGAAGGGATTACAGAGCTTGGCCCAAATTCATACAACGCCTTCTTCAAGTTTCTAGCAAGCAATCGTCCCCGTAGGACAGCTGAACTAAGAAAAAAACCATCAATATTGTGCGACATCGGCTTACCAAACAGCGCAACAAATGTATCAACAGACTGGGGGGTGAGAGAATCAGCCAATAGCTTATGCGTCCGTGATATTTCAGCTTCTATCTTATCCAATACAACAGAAGGTAATTTGCCAATGTCATCAACGAGCTCCCAATAATCAGAGTTAGTCAACTCAACAGTAATACTCTTTTTCCACTTTCGAACAAGCTCGCGCGGAAAGTCATATGTTTCCTTGAGGACGTTAAGAATTCTTTGGCGAGCTTTTGTTGAATCCGTAAGGATACAACCTGCGGTTAACTCACAGCTACTGTCCCCATTAACAAATTGAATTGCTCCACTCCCTGTTTTTTCAACCCTTAAACTTGTTTTATTGCCGCTATCATCAATCAAATTATTCACATGACCATTAGCAATTTCTCTTATTTTCCCCAAGAAGTTATTATATGAAAAAGACGCATTGCATATTGTGACTTGCCCAAAACATTCCATATATTTTTCATAGAATTCGGGGTCTTTTAGCAATAGGGATTTAATTCGAGGGTGCAATTGCAACATGCAAAATTTTAATATTTCTGCATAGCTATAAGGGCTACCCTCACCCTCATGATTGCAGACCATATCGTTTATTACCTTACGAAACAGATCACTAAGCGATGGATAAACAAACGTTGCTAAATAATTATCTGCTTTTAGTATGAAGTCCTCAACAAACTCGAAATAGGCTTTCACCTTACTAGGTTCGTGGAGAAAGTTTGCGTCGGCAAGCAATGCAACAATTGCTCCGGCAGTGCGGGCATATGCTCCCGCAAAGCCCCGCGAATCTGAAGTAGGTAAGCAGCAATACAAAGCATCTAAAATTTTATGTATATAAATAGATTTTTTTCGAGCCGCCTCAACAACTTCCTCATTAATCCAGACATCCTTTATTGCAGTTGTGCATACTTTGACACAAGATAGAATGAAAGGCATTTCATCTGGCAAAACTAGAATAGATGTTTTACCAATCATACAAAAATATTCTATAAATTCAGTTAACTCGATTGATTGTTTATTCTGCTGAAAACTTTGATTTGCAGCCGCAAGAACTTCTTGGCTTGTCAACGGAACAAAGACCGTTCCACACCTTCGCAATTTTTTATAAATATCACTCAAACCTTGTTCAGTAATAACTGATGCACACTGTAGACGCCTTAGCACGTCCAAACTAGACATTATTATCGGGGACTCCCCAATATTTTTATTTACGAATCTATCATCAACTACGATGGCATCACGTTCATGTCCATGGGCTAACAAAGCCTGCAAGGAGAAACCGTCATAATCCTCGTCGCTCTTATTCCTTATCAAAAATTGTATTTTACCTGACGCAATGCCTCCACTAACTTCATTTCTAATCATTGTAATAATATCTTCAACATCAGACTGCC
Proteins encoded:
- a CDS encoding bacteriohemerythrin, which codes for MPKEYSDLRESICTMVASLDQALKDARQKGDEAHRLAADSELALQESRAAEAQVRQLLNDMRTASQKAATASSSIFSGIRELGQNMENVDRDVVLQRERMQGASQAIEQINSAIQSIALNTVKAADDAALAQQGAVSGAQGVRSAVLSIDQVKERILLLKETMTNLGQQAEGIGAVLGVISDIADQTNLLALNAAIEAARAGEAGRGFAVVADEVRKLAEKTMKATSEVGESLRNIQARARENVQAVDAAAQDIVTSASAAEQAAEDVDRIAGFVQQAANEVSAIAASSQAQTAASEDVRKGAAEVNTIAKETAEHVNNSIRVLVEISGQAEELDAIVSAMGQGNLGGVVDSDQLICWTSDLSVGVAKIDEQHKALVALINELNSAMRQRRSEEVLAGVLDRLKQYTVKHFATEEEFFDRYGYAEAPAHKKAHRDLVEKVLAFEQELKSGRAKVTMEIMRFLKEWLVGHIMGTDKRYGPFLNGKGVH
- a CDS encoding ATP-binding cassette domain-containing protein; the protein is MAFLSMQGVTLNLGGKPLLDSADFSVEVGDRLCLVGRNGAGKSSLLALLGGQMQPNSGMIIRPGTLIGQMPQDVPERWRGTVFSLVAEVLGEEGTALAAAHAGAEHSLELTSGWERYGDVLAVINHLGLDPDADFTSLSGGTKRRVALARALICSEDLILDEPTNHLDIATITWLEDFLLRKARTLIFVSHDRAFAKRLATRVVEIDRGKLHNYSCGFDRYPERREERLAAEERAFALQDKKLAQEEVWIRQGIKARRTRNMGRVRALVALRAERAERRDRQGNVRMAAQEAGRSGKLVIEAEDVSVGYPGQPPLIRNFSTIIQRGDRVGLIGENGTGKTSLIRVLLGEQQPTEGEVRLGTNLEISYFDQLRETLDPEASVMHSVAEGNDVVTVGGSTRHVAGYLQDFLFTPDRLRLPVKVLSGGERNRLLLAKLFTRPSNVLVLDEPTNDLDAETLDLLEELIADYSGTVLVVSHDRSFLDNLVTSVIALEGDGMAHEYVGAYTDWLRQRSAPAQERKPEEKSARSTPRPASDKPRRRSFKEQREFEQLGQELEALPERMDALEQEQKTLEATLADPELFARDPEAFAKTTDRLVALETEQTELLQRWEFAEQRLQELGELAG
- a CDS encoding alpha/beta family hydrolase; translation: MRSAKIFCWCFLFVFFGGFGCALAGEIQVHETTQTTSQGPVEVKTFLAAGQGPHPAIIVLHGSQGLDKFRAFYERNATQLAHAGFDTYVLDYYNEQDVACSKTVETRRANFSKRIGAWSQMISDVVTDVLAQGQKARPVGIVGFSQGGYLGTSVASKDTRIAALVVYYGGIPAQRRADGKHPITHMPPLLELHGDADTVVPMERGKELVELTRSLGQTAEMVIYPGAGHGFNRSAATDAEQRTLEFFQRVLMDKR
- a CDS encoding class I SAM-dependent methyltransferase, producing the protein MNIYDIAMMPLEAWVLKKMRSTIMPCAYGDVLEAGIGTGVNLRYYNPEKIRSLTGLDRQYSQELERRAGKDFAFYQGNVEKMPFAEGQFDTVVATLLFCTADIEKSMSEIQRVLKAGGLFIFIEHVRPKGARAGKIFDFANGSWARIADGCNLNRRTDEILKESSFSDLIIMERGVFRYGTAKKP